One genomic region from Spodoptera frugiperda isolate SF20-4 chromosome 21, AGI-APGP_CSIRO_Sfru_2.0, whole genome shotgun sequence encodes:
- the LOC118280497 gene encoding P protein-like isoform X2: MADLMQRLRELGRKKDVNLNNSVYSVVSCSDLTPGSVDIWVDLPDEIKFDPLLAPFKQRYEQQHGKIELEDHAEGDKTIFDKKHEVDTRKDDVDPLKDAANRLMDPMQTKDGKKLKSTRKKRLDQALRTVKLCGLIACWVLLTVSLLLNMERADVVLHTAVQGGEIKEYELPASDQRVKVSITLTGPFAQPVTNESVNTLHIWLHRTVGDNATAEFEQNSTKWSIHLQPEGILDFSPSSTESRLLILEDQAPIHTRGHQDLNSTSSFSLITEEITRWGQIGMNGTKLTLRMSSTSSSIVPLTVSYQMNPIDPEEGIIYATILLITLYTLIIFEIVNRTIAALLSSSLAVGVLALCGARPTLPELVSWLDVETLLLLFSMMLLVAILAETGLFDYLAVLAFEMTGGRTWPLINVLCFFTAIFSTFLDNVTTVLLMTPVTIRLCEVTQLNPVPVLMSMVIFSNVGGAATPVGDPPNVIIATHPSIVKANINFTTFTIHMGVGILIVCVQTYFQLRYMFRDINKLRHSVPRDILELRQELAVWRRAAASLSSYSRDEDIVRRALEKKVEKLNMMLNRREAGGGASKTDPMFCSTLAQMKQKYRIRDKPLLVKSTICVSFVIIVFFLHAIPELQRLSLGWTALLGALLLLLLAERDDLEPILARVEWSTLLFFAALFVLMEALSKLGLISWIGNMTENLILQVGPESRLAVAVMLILWVSGIASAFVDNIPLSTMMVRVTAAMADPAGLGLPLAPLAWALSFGACLGGNGTLIGASANVVCAGVAEQHGYRFTFVQFLKIGFPIMLGNLLVASLYLLFCHCFLELH, translated from the exons ATGGCTGACTTAATGCAAAGACTTAGAGAGTTGGGCCGCAAAAAAGATGTGAACTTGAACAATAGTGTGTATTCTGTGGTTTCGTGTAGCGACCTCACACCAGGGAGCGTGGACATTTGGGTGGACCTTCCGGATGAGATCAAGTTTGACCCTCTACTGGCACCCTTCAAGCAGCGGTATGAACAGCAGCATG gTAAGATAGAATTGGAGGACCATGCAGAGGGTGATAAGACAATATTTGATAAGAAACATGAGGTGGACACGAGGAAGGATGATGTGGACCCTCTTAAAGATGCAGCAAACAG ATTAATGGATCCGATGCAAACAAAGGATGGCAAGAAATTGAAGTCTACAAGAAAGAAACGG CTAGACCAAGCATTGCGAACAGTGAAGCTATGTGGCCTGATAGCCTGCTGGGTGCTCCTCACCGTCTCTTTGTTGCTGAACATGGAGCGAGCGGATGTGGTGCTGCACACTGCCGTGCAGGGTGGGGAGATTAAAG AATACGAGTTACCTGCCAGTGACCAACGGGTAAAAGTATCAATTACATTGACTGGTCCCTTTGCCCAGCCAGTAACCAATGAAAGCGTGAATACACTTCATATCTGGCTGCATAGAACTGTTGGTGATAATGCAACTGCAGAATTTGAACAG AATTCAACGAAATGGAGTATACACCTTCAGCCTGAGGGCATCCTGGACTTCTCACCCAGTTCCACGGAGAGCAGACTCCTAATCCTTGAGGATCAGGCGCCTATACACACTCGAGGACATCAGGACCTGAACTCCACATCCTCATTCAGCCTCATAACAGAAGAAATTACCAGATGGGGCCAAATTGGAATGAATG GTACAAAACTAACTCTTCGTATGAGCTCCACAAGTAGCAGTATAGTTCCTCTGACAGTCAGCTATCAGATGAACCCGATTGACCCCGAGGAGGGCATCATCTATGCAACGATACTGCTCATCACCTTATACACCCTTATTATATTTGag ATAGTAAACCGCACAATAGCAGCTCTCCTCTCCTCGTCACTCGCCGTAGGAGTGCTGGCTCTATGTGGAGCTCGACCCACGCTACCTGAACTGGTTTCCTGGCTGGATGTGGAGACTCTACTCCTACTCTTCAGTATGATGCTGCTGGTCGCCATCTTGGCTGAAACTGGACTGTTTGATTACCTCGCTGTCTTGGCATTTGAA ATGACAGGTGGGAGAACATGGCCTCTGATCAACGTCCTGTGTTTCTTCACTGCTATATTCTCCACGTTTCTGGATAACGTCACCACTGTGCTGCTTATGACACCAGTCACCATCAG ATTATGCGAGGTGACCCAACTGAATCCAGTGCCTGTTCTTATGTCAATGGTTATATTCAGCAACGTAGGGGGTGCTGCCACACCAGTGGGGGACCCTCCCAACGTAATCATAGCCACACACCCTTCTATTGTAAAAGCG aacatAAACTTCACGACTTTCACGATACACATGGGGGTAGGCATACTAATAGTATGTGTGCAAACCTACTTCCAACTTAGATATATGTTTAGAGATATAAACAAATTAAGGCATAGCGTTCCAAGAGATATATTAG AATTACGTCAGGAGTTGGCGGTTTGGAGACGCGCTGCTGCGTCATTGTCCTCATACTCCAGGGACGAAGATATAGTGAGAAGGGCACTTGAAAAGAAG GTAGAGAAGCTAAATATGATGCTAAATCGGCGGGAAGCAGGGGGCGGTGCCTCCAAGACTGATCCTATGTTCTGCTCCACTCTCGCGCAGATGAAACAGAAG tatCGCATTAGAGACAAGCCGTTACTAGTGAAGTCGACTATATGCGTTTCCTTCGTCATCATAGTATTCTTTCTGCACGCCATACCTGAATTAC AACGCCTCTCTTTAGGCTGGACAGCGCTTCTAGGAGCCTTGTTGCTGCTCCTCCTGGCTGAAAGGGATGACCTGGAGCCTATCCTGGCGAGGGTCGAGTGGTCCaccttattattttttgctGCACTCTTTGTCCTCATGGAG gCTCTATCAAAACTAGGTCTCATATCCTGGATAGGCAATATGACGGAGAACCTAATATTACAAGTTGGCCCAGAATCCAGGCTGGCTGTGGCAGTTATGCTAATATTATgg GTATCAGGTATAGCGTCAGCATTCGTGGACAATATACCGCTGTCCACGATGATGGTGCGAGTGACAGCAGCGATGGCTGACCCGGCCGGGCTGGGTCTGCCACTCGCTCCCCTCGCCTGGGCACTCAGCTTCGGAGCCTGTCTTGGAG gtaacgGCACTTTAATTGGTGCGAGCGCAAACGTGGTATGCGCAGGAGTGGCAGAACAACATGGTTACCGCTTCACATTTGtacaatttttgaaaatcggtTTTCCTATAATGCTTGGAAACTTATTAGTAGCttcactttatttattgttctgtCATTGTTTTCTTGAATTACATtga
- the LOC118280497 gene encoding P protein-like isoform X1 — MDHQDNHKEFTSSSTISFVESSTEEKGGRARRKSFFRRNGLLKVNHSSSDADISAVEYERDLTPGSVDIWVDLPDEIKFDPLLAPFKQRYEQQHGKIELEDHAEGDKTIFDKKHEVDTRKDDVDPLKDAANRLMDPMQTKDGKKLKSTRKKRLDQALRTVKLCGLIACWVLLTVSLLLNMERADVVLHTAVQGGEIKEYELPASDQRVKVSITLTGPFAQPVTNESVNTLHIWLHRTVGDNATAEFEQNSTKWSIHLQPEGILDFSPSSTESRLLILEDQAPIHTRGHQDLNSTSSFSLITEEITRWGQIGMNGTKLTLRMSSTSSSIVPLTVSYQMNPIDPEEGIIYATILLITLYTLIIFEIVNRTIAALLSSSLAVGVLALCGARPTLPELVSWLDVETLLLLFSMMLLVAILAETGLFDYLAVLAFEMTGGRTWPLINVLCFFTAIFSTFLDNVTTVLLMTPVTIRLCEVTQLNPVPVLMSMVIFSNVGGAATPVGDPPNVIIATHPSIVKANINFTTFTIHMGVGILIVCVQTYFQLRYMFRDINKLRHSVPRDILELRQELAVWRRAAASLSSYSRDEDIVRRALEKKVEKLNMMLNRREAGGGASKTDPMFCSTLAQMKQKYRIRDKPLLVKSTICVSFVIIVFFLHAIPELQRLSLGWTALLGALLLLLLAERDDLEPILARVEWSTLLFFAALFVLMEALSKLGLISWIGNMTENLILQVGPESRLAVAVMLILWVSGIASAFVDNIPLSTMMVRVTAAMADPAGLGLPLAPLAWALSFGACLGGNGTLIGASANVVCAGVAEQHGYRFTFVQFLKIGFPIMLGNLLVASLYLLFCHCFLELH, encoded by the exons CGACCTCACACCAGGGAGCGTGGACATTTGGGTGGACCTTCCGGATGAGATCAAGTTTGACCCTCTACTGGCACCCTTCAAGCAGCGGTATGAACAGCAGCATG gTAAGATAGAATTGGAGGACCATGCAGAGGGTGATAAGACAATATTTGATAAGAAACATGAGGTGGACACGAGGAAGGATGATGTGGACCCTCTTAAAGATGCAGCAAACAG ATTAATGGATCCGATGCAAACAAAGGATGGCAAGAAATTGAAGTCTACAAGAAAGAAACGG CTAGACCAAGCATTGCGAACAGTGAAGCTATGTGGCCTGATAGCCTGCTGGGTGCTCCTCACCGTCTCTTTGTTGCTGAACATGGAGCGAGCGGATGTGGTGCTGCACACTGCCGTGCAGGGTGGGGAGATTAAAG AATACGAGTTACCTGCCAGTGACCAACGGGTAAAAGTATCAATTACATTGACTGGTCCCTTTGCCCAGCCAGTAACCAATGAAAGCGTGAATACACTTCATATCTGGCTGCATAGAACTGTTGGTGATAATGCAACTGCAGAATTTGAACAG AATTCAACGAAATGGAGTATACACCTTCAGCCTGAGGGCATCCTGGACTTCTCACCCAGTTCCACGGAGAGCAGACTCCTAATCCTTGAGGATCAGGCGCCTATACACACTCGAGGACATCAGGACCTGAACTCCACATCCTCATTCAGCCTCATAACAGAAGAAATTACCAGATGGGGCCAAATTGGAATGAATG GTACAAAACTAACTCTTCGTATGAGCTCCACAAGTAGCAGTATAGTTCCTCTGACAGTCAGCTATCAGATGAACCCGATTGACCCCGAGGAGGGCATCATCTATGCAACGATACTGCTCATCACCTTATACACCCTTATTATATTTGag ATAGTAAACCGCACAATAGCAGCTCTCCTCTCCTCGTCACTCGCCGTAGGAGTGCTGGCTCTATGTGGAGCTCGACCCACGCTACCTGAACTGGTTTCCTGGCTGGATGTGGAGACTCTACTCCTACTCTTCAGTATGATGCTGCTGGTCGCCATCTTGGCTGAAACTGGACTGTTTGATTACCTCGCTGTCTTGGCATTTGAA ATGACAGGTGGGAGAACATGGCCTCTGATCAACGTCCTGTGTTTCTTCACTGCTATATTCTCCACGTTTCTGGATAACGTCACCACTGTGCTGCTTATGACACCAGTCACCATCAG ATTATGCGAGGTGACCCAACTGAATCCAGTGCCTGTTCTTATGTCAATGGTTATATTCAGCAACGTAGGGGGTGCTGCCACACCAGTGGGGGACCCTCCCAACGTAATCATAGCCACACACCCTTCTATTGTAAAAGCG aacatAAACTTCACGACTTTCACGATACACATGGGGGTAGGCATACTAATAGTATGTGTGCAAACCTACTTCCAACTTAGATATATGTTTAGAGATATAAACAAATTAAGGCATAGCGTTCCAAGAGATATATTAG AATTACGTCAGGAGTTGGCGGTTTGGAGACGCGCTGCTGCGTCATTGTCCTCATACTCCAGGGACGAAGATATAGTGAGAAGGGCACTTGAAAAGAAG GTAGAGAAGCTAAATATGATGCTAAATCGGCGGGAAGCAGGGGGCGGTGCCTCCAAGACTGATCCTATGTTCTGCTCCACTCTCGCGCAGATGAAACAGAAG tatCGCATTAGAGACAAGCCGTTACTAGTGAAGTCGACTATATGCGTTTCCTTCGTCATCATAGTATTCTTTCTGCACGCCATACCTGAATTAC AACGCCTCTCTTTAGGCTGGACAGCGCTTCTAGGAGCCTTGTTGCTGCTCCTCCTGGCTGAAAGGGATGACCTGGAGCCTATCCTGGCGAGGGTCGAGTGGTCCaccttattattttttgctGCACTCTTTGTCCTCATGGAG gCTCTATCAAAACTAGGTCTCATATCCTGGATAGGCAATATGACGGAGAACCTAATATTACAAGTTGGCCCAGAATCCAGGCTGGCTGTGGCAGTTATGCTAATATTATgg GTATCAGGTATAGCGTCAGCATTCGTGGACAATATACCGCTGTCCACGATGATGGTGCGAGTGACAGCAGCGATGGCTGACCCGGCCGGGCTGGGTCTGCCACTCGCTCCCCTCGCCTGGGCACTCAGCTTCGGAGCCTGTCTTGGAG gtaacgGCACTTTAATTGGTGCGAGCGCAAACGTGGTATGCGCAGGAGTGGCAGAACAACATGGTTACCGCTTCACATTTGtacaatttttgaaaatcggtTTTCCTATAATGCTTGGAAACTTATTAGTAGCttcactttatttattgttctgtCATTGTTTTCTTGAATTACATtga